The DNA sequence GATCGACGACCGGCCGGAGGTACGGTTGCCACCCGCGCCGGAGCCGCGCCCCACGACCTCGGCGCCGCCCTTGCACCCGGCGAACGCGTTCCCGAGCACGGCCACCGCGTTGCCGCACACGTTGACCGGCGCGGTGATCGGCGCGACCACCTGGTTACCGCCGAGGATCGACGACCGCCCCGAGGTACGGTTGCCACCCGCACCGGAGCCCGAGCCGCCGGAGCGCTTCACCGTGACGCCGCCCTTGCACCCCGCGGCACCGTTGCCCACGGCGTTGCCGCAGGCGTTCACCGGCGCGGTGATCGGCGCGACCACCTGGTTGCCGCTGCCCACGCCGAAGCGCCCGTCGGTGTCGTTGCCGCCGGATCCGCGCCCGCCGGCCCGGCGCCCGAACCTGCCGCCGTAGCCGTTGTCGTCGCCGCCCTGCTTCACCTTCGCCCCGCCCTTGCAGCCGGAGAAGGCGCCGCCGAGCGCGGCGACCGAGTTGCCGCACACGTTGACCGGCGCGGTGATCGGCGCGACCACCTGGTTACCGCCGAGGATCGACGACCGCCCCGAGGTACGGTTGCCACCCGCACCGGAGCCCGAGCCGCCCCTGCCGCTGCTCTTGACCTTGGCACCGCCCTTGCACCCGGCGGCGGCCTCGCCGAGCACCCCGACGGCGTTGCCGCAGGCGTTCACCGGCGCGGTGATCGGCGCGACCACCTGGTTACCGCCGAGGATCGACGACCGCCCCGAGGTACGGTTGCCACCCGCACCCGAGCCGGAACCGCCCCTGCCGCTGCTCTTGACCTTGGCGCCGCCCTGGCAGGCCGCGTCGGCGCTGCCGAAGAGCGAGACCGCGTTGCCGCAGGCGTTGACGGGCGCGGTGATCGGGGCGACGACCTGGTTGCCGCCGAGGATCGACGACCGGCCCGAGGTGCGGTTGCCGCCCGCGCCCGAACCGGGGCCGTTCTCGACGGAGGCGCCGCCGCGGGACGCCGCGTTGGCGTCACCGAGGATCCCGATGGCGTTGCCGCTGATGTCGACCGGGAGGGTCACCGGCAGGTCGATCTGGTTGCCGCCGCCGATCGAGTAGCGGCCGTCGGTGTCGGCCCAGGCGGTGCCGCCGCCGGTGAGGGCCATGACGCCGAGCGCGAGCAACGCCGCGGGCTTCGCGCCCTTCGCCCAAGTGCGCATAGAAGCTCCTTGATGCTTGTCGTGGGGGATTTCTGACAGCCGCGACGGCACGACAGGGCAGGCGGCGGGGAGCACCGCACAGCGGGG is a window from the Thermopolyspora flexuosa genome containing:
- a CDS encoding chaplin family protein, whose protein sequence is MRTWAKGAKPAALLALGVMALTGGGTAWADTDGRYSIGGGNQIDLPVTLPVDISGNAIGILGDANAASRGGASVENGPGSGAGGNRTSGRSSILGGNQVVAPITAPVNACGNAVSLFGSADAACQGGAKVKSSGRGGSGSGAGGNRTSGRSSILGGNQVVAPITAPVNACGNAVGVLGEAAAGCKGGAKVKSSGRGGSGSGAGGNRTSGRSSILGGNQVVAPITAPVNVCGNSVAALGGAFSGCKGGAKVKQGGDDNGYGGRFGRRAGGRGSGGNDTDGRFGVGSGNQVVAPITAPVNACGNAVGNGAAGCKGGVTVKRSGGSGSGAGGNRTSGRSSILGGNQVVAPITAPVNVCGNAVAVLGNAFAGCKGGAEVVGRGSGAGGNRTSGRSSILGGNQIVAPITAPVNVCGNAVAVLGRSEAACLGGAKVVGGGSGAGGNRTSGVGSILGGNQIVAPITAPVNACGNAVAVLGDAAAGCLGSAKVVSSSARGLRKVHHAGLLSAAPVKPAKKAAHPVQPGRPKLPKATGHRLVPVPGGVPQLPGQLAPLPGGLTELPNLPLVSNLPIGKAPASGGSATDILPIKLVSAEETAKPAGMDAGAFLTMALGTLFAATTAFFAFTRRFRFGRR